The genomic region CGCATCGCGTCGAGCGAGGAGTCGATGACGGTGCGCAGCTCGGCGGCGTCCCAGGCGGTCGACAGGTACTGGAAGTTGAAGGCCTGGTGCATCTCGTCGGGACGCACGTAGTTGGCGGTGCGCTCGACGGTGGGGGTCCACGCCTCGGCGACGAGAATGCGGTCACCGGGGTACTCGTCGAGGATCGTGCGCCAGCTGCGGTAGATCTCGTGCACACCGTCCTGGTCGAAGAACGGCATGACATCGTTGCCCAGCAGCTTCAGCTGGTCGTGCGATCCGAGGTCCGGCAGGCCCTCCGCCTTGACGAGGCCGTGGGCGACGTCGACGCGGAAGCCGTCGGCGCCCATGTCGAGCCAGAAGCGCAGGATGGAGCGGAACTCGTCGGCGACGGCCGGGTGTTCCCAGTTGAAGTCGGGCTGCTCCGGCGCGAAGAGGTGCAGATACCAGTCGCCGGGGGTGCCGTCCGGGTCGGTGGTCCGGGTCCAGGCGGGGCCGCCGAAGATGGACTCCCAGTCGTTGGGCGGGAGTTCGCCGTCGGCGCCCTTGCCGGGGCGGAAGTGGTAGCGGTCGCGCAGGGCGGAGCCGGGGCCCTCGGCGAGGGCGCGCTTGAACCACTCGTGCTGGTCGGAGGAGTGGTTGGGGACCAGGTCGACGATGATGCGCAGGCCCAGGCCGTGGGCGTCGCGGATCAGTGCGTCGGCGTCGAGGAGTGTGCCGAACATCGGGTCGATCGCCCGGTAGTCGGCGACGTCGTAGCCCGCGTCGGCCTGCGGCGAGGCGTAGAAGGGGCTGAGCCAGACGGCGTCCACACCGAGGTCCCGGAGGTACGGGAGCCGCGCGGTGACACCCGCGAGGTCCCCCATGCCGTCGCCGTTGCCGTCGGCGAAGCTGCGC from Streptomyces sp. QL37 harbors:
- a CDS encoding glycoside hydrolase family 13 protein, with the protein product MTQHLAAPSTGTSDDAPGHRTGWWQDAVIYQVYPRSFADGNGDGMGDLAGVTARLPYLRDLGVDAVWLSPFYASPQADAGYDVADYRAIDPMFGTLLDADALIRDAHGLGLRIIVDLVPNHSSDQHEWFKRALAEGPGSALRDRYHFRPGKGADGELPPNDWESIFGGPAWTRTTDPDGTPGDWYLHLFAPEQPDFNWEHPAVADEFRSILRFWLDMGADGFRVDVAHGLVKAEGLPDLGSHDQLKLLGNDVMPFFDQDGVHEIYRSWRTILDEYPGDRILVAEAWTPTVERTANYVRPDEMHQAFNFQYLSTAWDAAELRTVIDSSLDAMRPVGAPTTWVLSNHDVTRHTTRFGNPPGLGTQIRTPGDRELGLRRARAATLLMLALPGSAYVYQGEELGLPDVTDLPDEVRQDPSFFRAEGQDGFRDGCRVPIPWTREGSSYGFGDGGSWLPQPDSWGELSVEAQTGTEGSTLELYRAAIAARREHPGLGAGTDVEWLDAPEGVLALGRPGFVCTVNTTGAPVRVDAPGTLLLASGPVAVDGTTVELPADTTVWWTV